GGTCAAAATCTCTTCTTATATCTTTTCCTAATTAGAAAGTAAGATTACCAATTAACTAATGGGAgatactttttaatatatacaatAGCTATAAGATATGCTTATGGGTGTGTTTGGATTGTAAGAAAAATCCTGATGAAAGAATAGATGAATGATAAGGAAGCAACAGTGCTTAGAGCCATCAGCATCAGGAGAATGGGCATGAGAAAATAGCatgactttttttataaaaaaaaattgtaaattaaaataatatttaattcatttctataaaggaaaatttttttgaaacccTCATGAAATttggctttttatttttatttttaattaaataatattttattcatttcatttaaaataaaaaattactgaaCTCTCatcacattttatattttttatttttatattcatttcaattaaaatatataaaaaaaactgagACCCTCatgacatttatttttttttaatttcttatcataatatatatatatatatatatatatatttgatatttttaaaacacttattttctagaatattcttaaaaactaattttgagAAATCGATTGTTAAGAAAATATGATAAgaccaaaataaatttaatttccagatttattgtataaaatcttggtattattctatataaaattaattcatttttaattcaattatacttttaaaaaaatgagactaACAATCATAAAAATTTCTCCTTTATGATATAagaatttaatattaatgtgtctttcaatatctaatttttatttaaattatataataaaaattcttttaattttatatcctttcaaatatttatttttttagttttgcaatccttactatttttaaattaaaatatttttttaactttttttagttATGAgcttcctatatatatatatatgtatgcacCCTGCTGAAGCCGTTCTCTCAACTTTCAACTGtatttttccctcattttctcaCAAAACAAACATCAATCGTAGCTTCAAGAAACAGAAAGAGAGATCTTCAAATGAATGATAAAGAACCTGAGATAATGTTCCAGAACCCAGAACTTCAGTTTCAAGAAAGCATCTCCGACTACTGCAATCTATGTGATTCTCTCAAGAAAAGAGACCTCACTACATCCCACGATGCCTCCGGCGATGGCCAACCCCAGCTCAAGAAGCGAGAAACGGTCTCCGTCCACGACTACCGCCTCCGCGGCTTCTCCAGGGTCGCTGTTCCTCCGCCAAATTTCTACCCCAGTCTCAGCCGCACGAGCTCAGATCTCATCAACTCTCCCGGCCTCGACCAGGCGAAACGGTCCTCCTTGGAGAATTTTTCCCGCTCGCCTCAGGCGATGAACCCCAATGTCTCCACGCTGTCGCCGTCACTGATGAAAGGGGGTTCCACGGAATTGCCTCCTCTTCGCCGGTCCGTTTCTGATCAGCTGCCGGTGGCTTCTCCACCAAGAACCGAAGTCAGTGGTCACGGCGAGATGGGTACTGGATCCCCGGCGGTGTCCCAAGAGAACCCTGATCCTG
The sequence above is drawn from the Vitis riparia cultivar Riparia Gloire de Montpellier isolate 1030 chromosome 15, EGFV_Vit.rip_1.0, whole genome shotgun sequence genome and encodes:
- the LOC117932733 gene encoding uncharacterized protein LOC117932733, producing the protein MNDKEPEIMFQNPELQFQESISDYCNLCDSLKKRDLTTSHDASGDGQPQLKKRETVSVHDYRLRGFSRVAVPPPNFYPSLSRTSSDLINSPGLDQAKRSSLENFSRSPQAMNPNVSTLSPSLMKGGSTELPPLRRSVSDQLPVASPPRTEVSGHGEMGTGSPAVSQENPDPERLKRMTERIKEMKQWWQEVVLEVEDSESHHNNTNEEEVSIERVGEYLSIYLKCPCSKAYQVFISESDCYFKLM